The following proteins come from a genomic window of Actinomarinicola tropica:
- a CDS encoding AI-2E family transporter, whose amino-acid sequence MTEPDAGATTMPRYRREPMPSWVPRAIVMFLVGVAALGVLRWLVGRLQDLLVILLVSLFLSFAIEPAVNWLEARGIRRGLGTFLTFVGLAVAMGVFSFFMGRLLVEQVADLIDRMPEYIEQVQDWANRTFELELEADELIAEFQEGGRAQEIATQMAGNIFEISSRILGTVFNLLTILLFTFYLVADGPRLRRALCSALRPDLQREVLKVWEIAIAKTGGYIYSRALLATISALFHWAAFEIAEVPYSLPLALWVGVMSQFIPVVGTYLAGALPLVIGLLHDPLTAVWVVGIVVVYQQIENYLLLPRVSAHTMQLHAAVAFGAVIAGSAILGVVGALLALPVAATVQAFVSTYLSRHDVVESALTQQAAARPGLLERFRRT is encoded by the coding sequence ATGACCGAGCCCGACGCGGGCGCGACGACGATGCCCCGGTACCGACGCGAGCCCATGCCGTCGTGGGTGCCGCGGGCGATCGTGATGTTCCTCGTCGGGGTGGCGGCTCTCGGCGTCCTCCGGTGGCTGGTCGGCCGCCTGCAGGACCTGCTGGTCATCCTGCTCGTCTCCCTCTTCCTCTCCTTCGCCATCGAGCCGGCGGTCAACTGGCTCGAGGCCCGCGGCATCCGGCGGGGACTCGGCACGTTCCTCACCTTCGTCGGCCTCGCCGTCGCGATGGGCGTGTTCTCGTTCTTCATGGGACGGTTGCTCGTCGAGCAGGTCGCCGACCTCATCGACCGGATGCCCGAGTACATCGAGCAGGTCCAGGACTGGGCGAACCGCACCTTCGAGCTGGAGCTGGAGGCCGACGAGCTCATCGCCGAGTTCCAGGAGGGCGGTCGGGCCCAGGAGATCGCCACGCAGATGGCGGGGAACATCTTCGAGATCAGCTCCCGGATCCTCGGCACCGTCTTCAACCTGCTCACGATCCTGCTGTTCACCTTCTACCTCGTGGCCGACGGCCCCCGCCTCCGCCGGGCGCTGTGCTCGGCGCTGCGGCCCGACCTCCAGCGCGAGGTGCTGAAGGTCTGGGAGATCGCCATCGCCAAGACCGGCGGCTACATCTACTCCCGCGCTCTCCTCGCCACGATCTCTGCGCTCTTCCACTGGGCGGCGTTCGAGATCGCCGAGGTGCCGTACTCGCTGCCGCTCGCCCTCTGGGTCGGTGTGATGAGCCAGTTCATCCCCGTCGTCGGCACGTACCTGGCCGGCGCCCTGCCGTTGGTCATCGGCCTCCTGCACGACCCGCTCACCGCGGTCTGGGTGGTCGGCATCGTCGTCGTGTACCAGCAGATCGAGAACTACCTGCTGCTCCCCCGCGTCAGCGCGCACACCATGCAGCTGCACGCCGCCGTGGCGTTCGGGGCGGTCATCGCCGGCTCGGCGATCCTCGGCGTCGTCGGGGCGCTGCTGGCCCTCCCGGTGGCCGC